A region from the Triticum aestivum cultivar Chinese Spring chromosome 3D, IWGSC CS RefSeq v2.1, whole genome shotgun sequence genome encodes:
- the LOC123080430 gene encoding probable cinnamyl alcohol dehydrogenase 1: MAAESQTESGNCSAWAAKDPSGVLSPHSFNRRTVRHDDVSLRITHCGVCYADVIWTKNRHNDSVYPLVPGHEIAGVVTEVGSDVKGFKLGDHVAVGTYVNSCRDCDNCNSFLENHCSKFVFTFNGVDTDGTVTKGGYSSHIVVHERYCYKIPDGYPLEKAAPLVCAGITVYTPMMRHNMKQPGKSLGVVGLGGLGHMAVKFGKAFGLKVTVLSTSESKRDEAISLLGADNFVVSSDIRQMESLKNSLDFIVDTASGDHPFDPYLALLKVGGIMALVGFPGEIRVHPATLNLGARTLSGSVTGGTKDTQEMINFCTANKIYPDIELIKIDYINEALERLVNRDVRYRFVIDIESSLK; this comes from the exons ATGGCTGCTGAATCCCAGACCGAGAGTGGCAACTGCAGTGCCTGGGCGGCAAAAGATCCTTCTGGAGTACTCTCCCCACACAGTTTCAACCGTAG GACTGTGCGACATGACGATGTTTCTTTGAGGATCACGCATTGTGGTGTCTGTTACGCTGATGTTATCTGGACAAAAAATAGGCACAATGACTCGGTGTACCCTTTAGTCCCTGG GCATGAAATTGCTGGAGTTGTAACTGAGGTTGGTTCAGATGTCAAGGGCTTCAAACTGGGCGACCATGTGGCTGTTGGGACATATGTCAACTCATGCCGCGACTGTGACAACTGCAATAGCTTCCTCGAGAACCACTGCTCAAAATTTGTTTTCACTTTCAATGGTGTTGATACGGACGGTACTGTCACAAAGGGAGGATATTCCAGTCACATTGTAGTTCATGAAAG GTACTGCTATAAAATACCTGATGGTTACCCACTGGAGAAGGCAGCACCGTTAGTTTGTGCTGGAATCACTGTGTACACTCCGATGATGCGACATAACATGAAACAGCCGGGAAAGTCACTTGGTGTCGTTGGTCTTGGTGGGTTGGGTCACATGGCAGTGAAATTTGGGAAAGCCTTTGGACTGAAGGTGACTGTTCTTAGCACAAGTGAATCAAAGAGAGATGAAGCAATCAGCCTTCTTGGTGCAGATAATTTTGTGGTATCATCAGATATAAGACAGATGGAG TCCCTGAAAAATTCTCTGGACTTCATTGTTGATACTGCCTCTGGTGACCACCCATTTGACCCGTATCTCGCGCTTCTGAAAGTTGGTGGCATAATGGCACTAGTTGGCTTTCCTGGAGAAATCAGAGTGCATCCTGCGACACTTAATCTGG GTGCACGGACTTTATCTGGCAGTGTAACCGGAGGCACGAAGGACACCCAGGAGATGATAAACTTCTGCACGGCAAACAAAATCTACCCAGATATTGAATTGATAAAGATAGACTACATCAACGAGGCTCTTGAGAGGCTGGTCAACCGGGATGTGAGGTACCGGTTTGTAATCGACATAGAGAGCTCTTTAAAGTAA